One part of the Alkalispirochaeta americana genome encodes these proteins:
- the vapB gene encoding type II toxin-antitoxin system antitoxin VapB — protein MQTVKVFRSGNSQAVRIPKEFAIDDTELFIHKIGNSIILTSKDDIWASFRNSIDKFSNDIFQEGREQPENQDRESF, from the coding sequence ATGCAAACAGTGAAAGTATTTCGTAGTGGCAATAGTCAAGCGGTTAGAATTCCAAAGGAATTTGCTATAGACGATACAGAATTATTTATCCATAAAATTGGGAACTCTATCATTCTTACATCAAAAGATGATATCTGGGCTTCATTCAGAAATAGTATTGATAAATTTTCCAATGATATATTTCAAGAAGGAAGAGAGCAACCTGAAAATCAGGATAGAGAAAGCTTCTAA
- the vapC gene encoding type II toxin-antitoxin system tRNA(fMet)-specific endonuclease VapC — translation MYLLDTNICIYLMKKKFPKLQSRVESESLFNIALSSVTVAELEYGIAKSNFPNKNRELLYGFLSPFEIIPFSELDAENFGFIRYYLNKQGTPIGPYDLQIASQCLSRNLCIIANNVKEFERVPKLLIENWVQEQNNI, via the coding sequence ATGTATTTGCTTGATACAAATATCTGTATTTATTTGATGAAGAAAAAATTTCCTAAGCTGCAATCCAGAGTTGAATCTGAATCGCTTTTTAATATTGCACTATCATCTGTTACAGTTGCAGAATTGGAATATGGAATTGCAAAAAGCAATTTTCCAAATAAAAACAGGGAGTTACTATATGGGTTTCTTTCTCCATTTGAAATAATTCCGTTTAGCGAATTAGATGCTGAAAATTTTGGATTTATTAGATACTATCTTAATAAGCAAGGAACTCCGATTGGACCATATGATCTACAAATAGCCTCTCAGTGCTTATCAAGAAACCTATGCATTATCGCAAACAATGTAAAAGAATTTGAAAGAGTACCAAAATTGCTTATTGAAAACTGGGTGCAAGAGCAAAACAACATATAA